A window from Solanum stenotomum isolate F172 chromosome 7, ASM1918654v1, whole genome shotgun sequence encodes these proteins:
- the LOC125870087 gene encoding uncharacterized protein LOC125870087, translating into MNNHNNEENNEEINRKRKNFHTHFENRCENLLEEEEDDELLKLSLMTPFRSTRPRIQPRENIESLSPPLILENHESSTLNLPQLAILTPTILKKETGQRKRRNSLKPKPGNAKEVIIETITPPFPWATNLIATVHTLQYLLSKQLFMISGDVQCKRCERRYTMEFDLKEKFVEIGSYVMKNKTLLKERAPSIWMTPLLPTCQFCKQENSVKPIICADKNKINWLFLLLGQMLGCCTLDELKFFCEHTDNHRTGAKDRVLFLAYLTLCRQVDPSGPFYR; encoded by the coding sequence aTGAACAACCACAACAATgaagaaaacaatgaagaaatcAATAGAAAGAGGAAGaattttcatactcatttcgaaAATCGTTGCGAAAATCtactagaagaagaagaagatgatgaactCTTGAAACTTTCATTAATGACACCCTTTCGTTCTACTAGACCTCGAATACAACCTCGTGAAAATATCGAATCTCTCTCACCACCactcatacttgaaaatcaCGAATCGAGTACTTTGAACCTCCCACAACTCGCGATTTTAACACCAACCattctaaaaaaagaaactgGTCAGCGTAAAAGACGTAACTCCTTAAAGCCAAAGCCGGGTAATGCTAAAGAGGTGATTATTGAGACTATCACTCCTCCATTTCCTTGGGCGACTAACTTAATAGCTACAGTCCACACGTTGCAATACTTGTTATCCAAGCAACTTTTCATGATAAGCGGAGATGTTCAATGCAAGAGGTGTGAAAGGAGATACACTATGGAATTCGATTTGAAAGAAAAGTTTGTTGAAATTGGATCTTACGTGATGAAAAATAAGACTTTACTGAAGGAACGTGCACCGTCTATATGGATGACTCCTCTTCTTCCTACTTGTCAATTTTGTAAACAAGAGAATAGTGTGAAACCGATTATTTGTGCAGATAAGAATAAGATAAATTGGTTGTTTCTGTTACTTGGTCAGATGTTGGGCTGTTGTACGCTCGATGAACTTAAGTTTTTTTGTGAACATACTGATAATCATCGAACGGGTGCAAAGGATCGTGTTCTTTTTTTGGCATACCTAACGTTGTGCAGGCAAGTCGATCCATCTGGTCCATTTTATCGTTGA
- the LOC125871721 gene encoding pentatricopeptide repeat-containing protein At5g66520-like gives MILKAVSETHYVLTPLMQKCRTLNHLKEIHCQLLKLYLPETPSAIAPLLSFAVNSRIPSFFNYSRIVFQNLGYQSTFLCNTMIRGYMQSEMPIPAIICYKDMLRDKLIVNNYTIPPLMKACSMVLNEFGQLGFSVHAHSLKLGLQNDRFIVAALLEFYSLNLKMDRARMLFDEIPDRDVVLFTTMIDGYGKIGEVGKARFLFEEMPERNVISWSAMMAAYSRASDFKEVLCLYRRMDEDALKPNESVLVSVLTACAHLGALAQGFWVHSLAKHYNYESNPILATALVDMYSKCGRMKLASSVFEEMTYKDTGAWNAIISGFAMNGDAMKSVQLFYRMLASGNQPNETTFVAVLSACTHANMVDKGLSLFERMGSVYGVDPRFEHRACVVDLLARAGKLEDAEKFIDENMGGLEKGDANVWGALLGACRVYGDLKVGDRIWRKLSNMKVADYGTYILAYNMYKEAGWEIEANCVRKLIEQMRIKKQPGCSVIEVNGVVKEFLASDPLHPKSRLVRNVLECLPNVMHLID, from the coding sequence ATGATTCTAAAAGCAGTTAGCGAAACTCATTATGTCCTGACGCCCTTAATGCAAAAGTGCAGAACTCTCAACCATCTAAAAGAGATCCATTGCCAACTCCTCAAACTCTACCTCCCTGAAACCCCATCAGCCATTGCTCCCCTTCTTTCATTTGCTGTGAATTCTAGGATTCCATCTTTCTTCAACTATTCGCGTATTGTGTTTCAAAATCTTGGCTACCAAAGTACGTTTTTGTGCAATACCATGATCAGAGGATACATGCAATCAGAAATGCCAATACCAGCAATTATATGCTACAAAGACATGCTGAGGGATAAGCTTATTGTGAATAATTATACCATTCCACCATTGATGAAGGCTTGTTCAATGGTTTTAAATGAGTTTGGGCAACTTGGGTTTTCAGTGCATGCCCATTCACTGAAGTTGGGATTACAAAATGACCGGTTTATTGTTGCAGCATTGCTTGAATTTTATTCCCTAAATCTCAAGATGGACAGAGCACGTATGTTGTTTGATGAAATTCCCGACAGGGATGTGGTTTTGTTTACTACCATGATTGATGGATATGGGAAAATAGGGGAGGTGGGAAAAGCCAGATTCTTGTTTGAAGAAATGCCGGAGAGAAATGTGATTTCTTGGAGTGCAATGATGGCAGCATATTCACGGGCAAGTGATTTTAAGGAGGTTCTTTGCTTGTATCGGAGGATGGATGAAGACGCTCTTAAGCCCAATGAGTCTGTTCTTGTTAGTGTCCTCACGGCTTGTGCTCATCTAGGTGCCTTAGCACAAGGTTTTTGGGTACATTCATTGGCTAAGCATTATAATTATGAGTCGAACCCAATATTGGCTACTGCATTGGTTGACATGTACTCTAAATGTGGGAGAATGAAGTTGGCTTCATCAGTCTTTGAAGAGATGACTTATAAGGATACTGGAGCATGGAATGCCATCATATCAGGCTTTGCAATGAACGGAGATGCAATGAAATCCGTTCAATTGTTCTATAGGATGTTAGCAAGTGGGAATCAACCAAATGAAACTACATTTGTTGCTGTGCTCTCTGCTTGCACTCATGCAAATATGGTTGACAAAGGTCTTTCACTGTTTGAAAGAATGGGCAGTGTTTATGGGGTTGACCCCAGGTTTGAGCATCGTGCATGTGTGGTAGACCTGTTAGCAAGAGCTGGTAAGCTCGAGGATGCTGAGAAGTTCATTGATGAGAACATGGGAGGGCTAGAGAAAGGGGATGCTAACGTGTGGGGAGCTTTACTTGGTGCTTGTAGGGTCTACGGTGATCTTAAAGTAGGTGATAGAATATGGAGAAAGTTGTCTAACATGAAGGTAGCTGACTATGGTACTTACATACTTGCATACAACATGTACAAGGAAGCTGGTTGGGAAATTGAAGCCAACTGTGTTAGGAAATTGATTGAGCAGATGAGAATAAAGAAGCAGCCTGGATGTAGTGTCATAGAGGTAAATGGTGTGGTTAAAGAATTCCTCGCGAGTGATCCTTTACATCCCAAGTCACGACTAGTCCGCAACGTGCTTGAGTGCTTACCTAATGTAATGCATCTTATTGATTGA
- the LOC125871719 gene encoding cyanate hydratase: MENKANMVASLMSVKQKSGKTFSQIAEETGLTNVYVAQLLRRQAQLKPETAPKLKAALPLLSDQQLNEMMEAPLRSYDPNLIQDPTVYRLNEAVMHFGESIKEIVNEEFGDGIMSAIDFFCSVDKIKGVDGKDRVVLTFDGKYLPHTEQKTEHMVSRLMRKE, translated from the exons ATGGAGAACAAAGCAAACATGGTGGCATCTCTTATGTCAGTGAAACAAAAATCTGGCAAGACATTTAGTCAAATAGCTGAAGAAACTGGTCTCACAAATGTCTATGTTGCTCAGCTTTTGAGACGTCAAGCTCAGCTTAAACCTGAAACTGCACCAAAGCTGAAGGCTGCACTTCCCCTTCTATCTGATCAACAGCTTAATGAAATGATGGAGGCACCTTTGAGGTCTTATGACCCGAACTTGATTCAAGACCCGACTGTTTACAG ATTGAATGAGGCTGTCATGCACTTTGGTGAGAGTATCAAGGAAATTGTTAACGAAGAATTTGGTGATGGCAT CATGTCAGCTATAGACTTTTTCTGCTCAGTTGATAAAATCAAAGGTGTGGATGGAAAGGATCGTGTTGTCTTGACTTTTGATGGAAAGTATCTGCCACACACTGAGCAG AAAACTGAGCATATGGTGTCAAGGTTGATGCGAAAGGAATAA
- the LOC125870251 gene encoding uncharacterized protein LOC125870251 codes for MGSSRQKDKNGKHNSSKGDNSDGTSARTRPLSFDEIMLRRKSKAEERDIKNNFVGADSVSHKEDRPKKTTDCLEPERHRYESLPSASRHNSENSRKLVPTPTEDNMRADKYARDKHRESRESEIKLKTSMNKDVSNKRLAGSNTDKDCLVMRRKDQDFIDDSGNETGKRHSRDLTRKEKSADKTDGRHREGRKDKIPGKDERQSYRKRKDMEMSNDSLLNEAEKRHSRNHGRIDSYADRTKEKSESRRRKHQNDDEERNDTLLNEADRRHSRNHGRTDGYADRTKEKSESGRRKHRGDDEERNGALLNEAEKRHLRNHGRRDSYADRTKEKSESVRRKSDEEERNRDKNADRKHSSVKVSEITGRVEASRAHLEEERPKRRRSRSRENDRDRGRRSRSGSPRGHKHSDHDLRERGEFSSHSSKDKSGRSHYDLDKKIFSNGSDNQSNRHEGSTSGLGGYSPRKRKSEAAAKTPPPTNRSPERKAAWWDLPPASAGTSVTGSVPSSVMSSMQYVIPNTHQISSMIPASAYTTKAASVSYNYLSSSIHAIDSVQLTQATRPMRRLYVENLPNSASEKEILDWINNFLMSSGVNRIQGTQPCISCMIHKEKCQALLEFLTPEDASAALSFDGRSFSGSILKIRRPKDFVEVATGVPQKSVAAADRIDDTVEDSSYKIFVGGISRTISSEMLMEIAKAFGPLKAYHFRMNSDLNEPCAFLEYVDHSVTLKACTGLNGMKLGGKVLTVVQAVPDTALLDKDENTPLYRIPQHAKPLLEKHTEVLKLKNVVDANVLNFLSEAELEELLEDIRLECARFGSVKSINVVKQSQCSLTSDPAAMDTSSTLNDSNMEFGEGCDRNDSITRSDDYELEVGGPHFPNSDHHELEVGGSHIPNSDDHELEVGRPHFPNSDEPMETNSDEEADSKTHISETSQGDSLKAGDDDALAGGSHSDDRPSEELIKDDSSDPLPDDSSVSAQETNFQENFEVTHTGMVSERKDENANPSPLEHLEINNESPVKEAIKSEEDNGNADGASEPEFSSKEKLDAPEELEKKEEISITEVFDPGCVLVEFRRAEAASMAAHCLHGRLFDDRIVTVEYVPLDLYQTKFAKQN; via the exons ATGGGATCCAGTCGACAAAAAGATAAGAATGGTAAACATAATTCATCAAAGGGTGACAACAGTGATGGCACATCAGCTAGGACAAGACCTCTCAGCTTTGATGAAATTATGCTTAGAAGGAAAAGTAAAGCAGAGGAAAGGGACATTAAGAACAATTTTGTAGGAGCTGACAGTGTATCACATAAAGAAGACAGGCCTAAGAAAACCACTGATTGTTTGGAACCTGAGCGACATCGCTACGAGTCATTACCTAGTGCTTCCAGGCATAATTCGGAGAATTCTAGGAAGTTAGTGCCAACTCCGACAGAGGATAATATGAGGGCTGATAAATATGCTAGGGATAAACACAGAGAAAGTAGAGAATCTGAAATCAAATTGAAGACGTCAATGAATAAAGATGTAAGCAATAAGAGACTAGCTGGTAGCAACACTGATAAAGATTGTCTTGTCATGAGAAGAAAAGATCAGGATTTTATTGATGATTCTGGAAATGAAACTGGTAAAAGACATTCAAGAGATTTGACCCGGAAGGAGAAATCGGCAGATAAGACTGATGGCAGACACAGAGAGGGAAGAAAAGACAAAATTCCTGGTAAGGATGAGAGACAGTCATACAGGAAGAGGAAAGATATGGAAATGTCAAATGATTCTCTTCTGAATGAGGCTGAGAAAAGGCATTCAAGAAATCATGGACGGATAGATAGTTATGCTGACAGAACCAAAGAAAAGTCTGAATCAAGAAGAAGGAAGCACCAAAATGATGATGAGGAGAGAAATGATACTCTTCTGAATGAGGCTGATAGAAGGCATTCAAGAAATCACGGACGGACAGATGGTTATGCTGACAGAACTAAAGAAAAGTCTGAATCAGGTAGAAGGAAGCACCGAGGTGATGATGAGGAGAGAAATGGTGCTCTTCTGAATGAGGCTGAGAAAAGGCATTTAAGAAATCACGGGAGGAGAGATAGTTATGCTGACAGAACTAAAGAAAAGTCTGAATCAGTTAGAAGGAAAAGTGATGAGGAGGAGAGAAATAGAGACAAGAATGCCGATAGAAAACACAGTTCAGTGAAAGTTTCTGAAATTACTGGAAGAGTGGAAGCTTCTCGGGCTCATCTAGAGGAAGAAAGACCAAAGAGAAGAAGGTCAAGAAGTCGAGAGAATGATAGAGATCGGGGTAGAAGGTCTCGTTCTGGTTCACCGAGAGGACATAAGCATTCAGATCATGATCTCAGAGAGCGTGGTGAGTTTTCCTCTCATTCTTCCAAAGATAAATCTGGAAGATCACATTATGATCTGGATAAAAAGATATTCAGCAATGGTTCAGATAACCAATCCAACCGCCATGAAGGATCTACAAGTGGTCTTGGTGGCTATTCACCAAGAAAGAGGAAATCAGAGGCTGCTGCTAAAACTCCTCCCCCAACTAACCGCTCTCCAGAACGAAAAGCTGCTTGGTGGGATCTACCACCTGCATCAGCTGGTACCAGTGTTACTGGTTCTGTTCCTTCTAGTGTTATGTCTTCAATGCAGTATGTAATACCAAATACACACCAGATCTCTAGCATGATTCCTGCTAGTGCATACACAACAAAGGCCGCCAGTGTTTCATATAATTACTTATCGTCATCTATACATGCAATTGATTCCGTCCAGCTGACACAAGCCACACGACCTATGAGAAGGCTTTATGTAGAGAACTTGCCAAACTCCGCCTCTGAGAAAGAAATTCTGGACTGGATTAATAATTTCTTGATGTCTTCAGGAGTTAATCGCATTCAAGGAACCCAACCATGTATCAGCTGTATG ATACACAAGGAGAAGTGTCAAGCTCTTTTAGAATTTTTAACCCCCGAGGATGCTTCTGCTGCACTATCTTTTGATGGAAGATCTTTCTCTGGTTCTATTCTTAAAATCAGACGCCCAAAAGACTTCGTGGAAGTGGCT ACTGGTGTTCCTCAGAAGTCAGTGGCTGCAGCTGATAGGATAGATGACACTGTAGAGGATTCTTCTTATAAG ATTTTTGTTGGTGGAATTTCAAGAACTATTTCATCAGAGATG CTTATGGAGATTGCTAAAGCCTTTGGACCTTTGAAAGCTTACCATTTCAGGATGAATTCAGATCTCAATGAACCTTGTGCATTTCTTGAG TATGTTGACCATTCAGTTACTCTTAAAGCTTGCACTGGTCTTAATGGTATGAAGTTGGGTGGAAAAGTGTTAACTGTTGTTCAGGCTGTCCCAGATACTGCTTTACTG GACAAAGATGAAAATACACCTTTATACCGGATTCCGCAGCATGCAAAGCCACTTTTGGAGAAGCACACGGAAGTTCTAAAGCTGAAAAATGTG GTGGATGCAAATGTACTCAATTTTTTGTCTGAAGCAGAACTTGAAGAATTACTGGAAGACATCAGATTGGAGTGTGCCAG GTTTGGCTCTGTTAAATCAATTAATGTTGTAAAGCAAAGTCAATGTTCTCTCACATCTGATCCTGCTGCTATGGATACTAGTTCTACGTTGAATGATAGCAATATGGAGTTTGGGGAAGGGTGTGACAGAAATGATTCGATCACTAGGAGTGATGATTACGAGTTGGAAGTTGGTGGGCCACACTTCCCCAACAGTGATCATCATGAGTTGGAAGTTGGTGGGTCACACATCCCCAACAGTGATGATCATGAGTTGGAAGTTGGTAGGCCACACTTCCCCAACAGTGATGAACCCATGGAAACCAATAGTGATGAGGAAGCTGATAGTAAAACACATATATCAGAAACTTCACAAGGTGATTCTCTAAAGGCTGGAGATGACGATGCTTTGGCTGGTGGCAGTCATTCCGATGATAGACCTTCTGAGGAGCTAATAAAAGACGACAGCTCTGACCCTCTACCAGATGACAGTAGTGTCTCTGCTCAAGAGACAAACTTCCAAGAAAATTTCGAGGTTACCCATACTGGTATGGTTTCAGAAAGGAAAGATGAAAATGCTAACCCCAGTCCACTGGAGCATCTTGAGATAAACAATGAATCACCAGTT